One window from the genome of Hippoglossus hippoglossus isolate fHipHip1 chromosome 6, fHipHip1.pri, whole genome shotgun sequence encodes:
- the tdrd12 gene encoding putative ATP-dependent RNA helicase TDRD12, with translation MLEMSILKVENPSCLWGRVVRCRGTNTETTEEYNSMLSQINLFYHDVTKDLCKLKPTSIEEGQVCVVYWSVMKLWCRAVVESITMDSVSCKARCLLVDHGERLVIASDQIRVAVQNFLQLPFWVKRFHLARIKPTTLRVCVYQENAELIPTAHWDSSATLYLHNLLQASTWTEAVLLESDSDSTSIELYLTVGNIKICVNDDLVAKRFAYYTRESAESSGLDEVDRFPIMLSSSILTQSASTTSSKPTAVTQPPAGKHTDVTASDRHQGRACDWLTAPYSPQSQQHELRTSNGDCRPNITEEQLSTGSQSRSSSQTAATESDSSDDTDSSLAAALTRNLSLFKFLKFLNPGSSYQQATHSVGEIEELNDCQPKELTSASSPCTGQEDCKGSLVESGPAETKKMRSSELAGACSRLLEWLNPEPLNPDPEAGDDAVVPSEPRSNGILVHSALPVQPCTSLDDAPITEALRLVLQRKQYNTLSPADCYSWPAVSRGCNTIIVSHIADQPLSYLAPLLTHILLNSIFSSLTSSTGPIAVLLCPGWEKVQQVYDLLEDFKITHMLHPIVLLLGVGKDEAKTIRIPKNCLLLVTTPFSFVRLLSCHCFMFLRLHHLLLDEADQLFTFAPDEMEIILQHFQKVTSSEEKASSPLQLVAVAKRWTSQVEGLLTNHMPYPCIVMTVPEEAALYGNVQQFILMTLESSKISELLGMLDFSPDVGQKTLIIANCAQEVEDVFKAVSHKSAFCLKTHEGLTYQFDFVIQQWRKNIGPGTHVILVTTNECLKCFGIRDASCVIHYGFPTSPKLFGSRLFSMAENFRNLSERVSTQDQTASRPPVTRSVLLISERNAPHVVGVVRYLGRTNALLPPELLSFGHGIHMAREDLKTNRPLCSYLKSFGVCRDSRTCPDRHKFISQLDQSDLPAAGVIEVLPLYIKTASVFYGRIVRKDDNGFDGLASEMASYYADKKPGPSTELSEGGLYAVQEDNDFHRVKILSVPGRGDHLFFRVLVRFIDTGKEEEVKSHQILQLPEQFHSLSCQAVEIIVCRIKPVDAEIDWHPKVTRAISQKIRGLQHRARAVLSLGNTVFVDPMVRVSQVPGMKTVINEYSVQSEILNTGMGVSNPEHLKLLRALCQEGEDSSSKEAGHTYGLKDNSVSLEVRIKAEEEVLAEVFRAAEARKLSAPPQLEPCEPLNPVSPMNHTPVPAPPACQLRLFPVFEQEALSEIQAADEQRYNHTPDLKSAKQMMRDGGELCPTTNLAACLNSCDSGGNESKSQQVTISTNEKHYEKKSFHPQIRWYQTPDAMIVTVKLMNAESQRCDFYPDRVIYSGRVNSQSYRAELELQGNIAVDRCCWEMKSNEPVLKLVKQQQGHWEKLLRNKNIFVSYDMEHFEENEDKAPNGLWFVGNTGEDNCYVNSESGSESD, from the exons ATGCTCGAAATGTCAATTCTTAAG GTTGAGAACCCCTCCTGTCTCTGGGGTCGGGTCGTTCGGTGTCGGGGCACTAACACAGAGACGACAGAGGAGTACAACAGTATGTTGTCTCAGATTAACCTCTTCTACCACGACGTTACTAAGGACCTGTGCAAACTGAAGCCCACGTCAATAGAGGAGGGACAG gtgtgtgtggtgtactGGTCAGTGATGAAGTTGTGGTGTCGGGCCGTGGTGGAATCAATTACTATGGACTCTGTGTCCTGTAAAGCTCGCTGCCTGCTGGTTGACCACGGTGAACGTCTCGTCATTGCTTCAGACCA GATTCGAGTTGCTGTACAGAACTTCCTCCAGCTGCCATTTTGGGTGAAGAGGTTCCACCTGGCAcgaatcaaaccaacaaccctgcgagtgtgtgtttaccaggAGAATGCAGAGCTTAT tcCGACCGCTCATTGGGACAGCTCCGCTACGCTCTACCTACACAACCTGCTACAAG CGTCAACTTGGACAGAGGCTGTGTTGCTTGAATCTGACTCAGACTCCACCTCCATCGAGCTCTACCTAACTGTTGGAAACATCAAG atCTGTGTGAATGATGACCTTGTGGCCAAGAGGTTTGCATATTACACCAGAGAGTCTGCGGAAAGCAGTGGGTTGGATGAGGTGGATCGATTTCCCATCATGTTGTCCTCCAGCATCTTAACCCAGAGCGCCTCCACAACCTCAAGCAAGCCGACAGCAGTAACACAACCACCTGCTGGTAAACATACGGATGTGACTGCCAGTGATAGACATCAGGGTAGagcatgtgattggctgacagcTCCCTATTCGCCTCAG AGCCAACAGCATGAGCTGAGGACCTCTAATGGAGACTGTAGGCCAAACATCACAGAAGAACAACTGTCTACCGGCAGCCAATCACGGAGCAGCTCTCAGACTGCTGCTACAGAGAG TGACTCATCAGATGACACTGACTCCtctctggctgcagctctgaccaGAAACCTCAGTTTGTTCAA GTTCCTGAAGTTTCTGAATCCTGGCAGCAGCTATCAGCAGGCGACTCACAGT GTTGGTGAGATTGAAGAGCTGAATGACTGTCAACCTAAAGAGCTGACTTCGGCCTCCAGCCCCTGCACAGGACAGGAAGA ctGCAAAGGTAGTTTGGTAGAGTCAGGACCAGCAGAGACAAAGAAGATGAGGAGCAGTGAATTGGCCGGGGCTTGTTCACG GCTTTTGGAGTGGTTGAACCCTGAGCCTCTGAACCCTGATCCAGAAGCTGGAGATGACGCT GTTGTTCCCAGTGAGCCCAGGTCAAATGGGATTCTGGTGCACTCTGCGCTCCCAGTTCAGCCCTGCACCAGTTTGGATGATGCCCCCATCACTGAAGCTCTCCGCTTG GTGCTTCAGAGGAAGCAGTACAACACTCTGTCTCCAGCTGACTGTTACAGCTGGCCAGCTGTATCTCGAGGATGCAACACCATCATCGTGTCCCACATTGCTGACCAGCCGCTCAGCTACCTAGCACCACTCCTCACCCACATCCTGCTCAACTCCATCTTCAGTTCCCTCACCTCCAGCACAGGG CCCATCGCAGTGCTGCTGTGTCCAGGCTGGGAGAAAGTCCAGCAGGTGTATGACCTGCTGGAGGATTTCAAGATCACCCACATGCTCCATCCCatcgtcctgctgctgggtgtTGGGAAGGACGAGGCCAAGACTATCAGGATCCCGAAGAACT GCCTGCTGTTAGTGACCACACCCTTTAGTTTTGTCCGTCTGCTGTCTTGTCACTGCTTCATGTTCCTGCGTCTTCATCACCTGCTGTTGGACGAGGCCGACCAGCTCTTCACTTTCGCTCCGGATGAG ATGGAGATCATTTTGCAGCATTTCCAGAAGGTGACCTCCAGCGAGGAGAAGGCCTCCAGTCCTCTGCAGCTTGTTGCCGTGGCGAAAAGATGGACCAGTCAAGTGGAGGGATTGTTAACCAATCACATGCCCTACCCCTGCATTGTTATGACTGTCCCTGAGGAAGCTGCTCTCTACGGTAACGTTCAGCAG TTCATCCTCATGACTCTAGAGAGCAGTAAGATCTCAGAACTGTTGGGGATGTTGGATTTCAGCCCAGATGTTGGCCAGAAGACTCTGATCATAGCCAACTGTGCTCAGGAAGTTGAAGATGTGTTCAAG GCCGTGAGTCACAAATCTGCTTTCTGCCTCAAGACTCACGAGGGGTTAACATACCAGTTTGACTTTGTCATCCAGCAGTGGAGGAAAAACATCGGGCCTGGAACTCATGTTATTCTGG TGACCACCAACGAGTGTCTGAAGTGTTTTGGAATCAGAGATGCATCTTGCGTCATCCACTACGGTTTCCCCACTTCTCCCAAGCTGTTTGGCAGTCGACTCTTCAGCATGGCTGAAAACTTCAGAAACCTCTCAGAACGG GTTTCCACCCAGGATCAAACAGCGAGCCGCCCTCCTGTCACCAGGTCAGTGCTGTTGATCTCAGAGAGGAACGCTCCTCATGTTGTGGGGGTTGTGCGTTACCTGGGACGAACCAACGCCTTGCTGCCCCCTGAGCTACTGTCTTTCGGCCATGGCATCCATATGGCCAGGGAGGACCTGAAGACCAACAGGCCTCTCTGCAGCTACCTGAAGAGCTTTGGAGTCTGCAG agacaGTAGAACATGTCCCGACCGTCACAAGTTCATTTCCCAGCTGGATCAGTCCGACCTTCCTGCAGCTGGGGTCATAGAA GTTTTACCTCTCTATATCAAGACGGCATCAGTCTTCTATGGTCGCATCGTCAGGAAAGATGATAATGGTTTTGATGGCTTAGCATCTGAGATGGCTTCTTACTATGCTGATAAGAAACCAGGACCCAGCACAGAGTTGTCGGAAGGAGGCTTATACGCTGTGCAGGAGGACAACGACTTCCACAG GGTGAAGATCCTCTCTGTCCCAGGCAGAGGTGACCACTTGTTTTTCAGGGTCTTAGTGCGGTTTATTGACACtggaaaggaagaggaggtgaaatcCCATCAGATCCTTCAGCTGCCGGAGCAGTTTCACTCTCTGTCCTGCCAGGCTGTGGAGATCATTGTCTGCCGCATCAAACCAGTTGATGCCGAGATCGACTGGCACCCAAAG GTCACCAGAGCCATCAGTCAGAAGATCCGAGGTCTGCAGCACCGTGCCAGAGCAGTTCTCAGTCTGGGAAACACTGTCTTTGTTGATCCCATG GTACGGGTGAGCCAGGTGCCAGGTATGAAAACTGTCATCAACGAATATAGTGTCCAGTCTGAGATTCTGAATACTGGAATGGGAGTCAGCAACCCGGAGCATCTAAAACTGCTGAGGGCACTGTGCCAGGAGGGTgaagacagcagcagcaaagaggcAGGCCACACATATGG GTTGAAGGACAACTCGGTGTCTCTTGAAGTCAGGATCAAAGCTGAGGAAGAAGTTCTGGCTGAAGTCTTCAGAGCAGCCGAGGCCAGGaagctctctgctcctcctcaacTCGAGCCATGTGAGCCATTAAACCCAGTATCTCCAATGAACCACACCCCAGTCCCAGCACCACCAGCTTGTCAACTCCGCCTGTTCCCAGTGTTTGAGCAGGAAGCTCTCTCAGAAATTCAGGCTGCAGATGAACAGAGATACAATCACACTCCTGATCTAAAGTCAGCTAAACAGATGATGAG agatggaggagaactTTGTCCCACGACCAACCTGGCTGCTTGTCTCAACTCCTGTGATAGtg gtggCAATGAAAGTAAAAGCCAGCAGGTCACCATCAGCACTAATGAAAAACACTACGAGAAAAAAAG TTTCCATCCTCAGATCCGCTGGTACCAGACACCCGACGCTATGATTGTAACAGTGAAGCTGATGAACGCAGAGAGTCAGCGCTGTGACTTCTACCCTGACAGGGTCATCTACAG